From one Lycium barbarum isolate Lr01 chromosome 6, ASM1917538v2, whole genome shotgun sequence genomic stretch:
- the LOC132644966 gene encoding protein FANTASTIC FOUR 3, producing the protein MSTIVYQGTLQSCFESQIIETTTLKLKVPSTIEFGRGPCIIDNNIDNHLKEKCNYQVTNKPSTTTNPDLGGGWSFLQNLSNNISKDSNLEKESGIYVHPLSKRSSYASRLSEKSLQLCTESLGSETGTDIIDSNIFSFSSSSSYSPIEKSSSTNDDHGMTHQAESSSTWSRTIRSNNNKKSCSKFPPPLTTIRGLNSMQIRPHREDGRLIIKAVEAPLTNNYLHAERSNGRLRLSFFKDEISASNFEENEDLEETESEIRDEEEVKEEEIEEKEDDIKVEEEEEESDMHNMKWDIDGNKFDVEGEMGKEKCQRLSRCKESGQGNKVFCDWRKALWVATS; encoded by the coding sequence ATGTCAACGATAGTATATCAAGGCACTTTGCAATCATGTTTTGAGTCCCAAATCATTGAAACAACTACCCTTAAGCTCAAAGTCCCTTCTACTATTGAATTTGGCAGAGGACCTTGTATAATTGACAACAACATAGACAATCATCTTAAAGAAAAATGCAATTATCAAGTTACTAACAAGCCCTCCACAACAACTAATCCTGATTTGGGTGGTGGTTGGAGTTTTCTTCAAAATCTCTCCAACAACATTTCTAAAGACtcaaacttggagaaagaaagtGGCATTTATGTCCACCCTTTATCCAAGCGATCCTCATATGCATCAAGACTCAGTGAAAAAAGCCTTCAATTATGCACTGAAAGTCTTGGAAGTGAAACTGGAACTGATATCATTGACAGCAACATTTTCtcattctcttcttcttcttcatattCACCAATTGAAAAATCATCATCAACTAATGATGACCATGGGATGACTCACCAAGCTGAGTCATCATCCACGTGGTCAAGAACGATTAgaagtaataataataagaaatctTGCAGCAAATTTCCACCTCCTTTGACAACAATAAGGGGTTTGAATTCTATGCAAATTAGGCCCCACCGTGAAGATGGTAGGTTAATAATCAAAGCTGTTGAGGCCCCACTTACAAATAATTATCTTCATGCTGAAAGAAGCAATGGTCGACTTAGGCTGTCTTTTTTCAAAGATGAAATCTCTGCTTCCAATTTTGAAGAAAATGAAGACTTAGAGGAAACTGAAAGTGAAAttagagatgaagaagaagtaaaagaagaagaaattgaagaaaaagaagatgacattaaggtggaagaagaagaagaagaaagtgaCATGCACAATATGAAATGGGATATAGATGGAAATAAATTTGATGTTGAGGGTGAAATGGGAAAGGAGAAATGTCAAAGGCTAAGCAGGTGCAAGGAAAGTGGACAGGGGAACAAAGTTTTTTGTGATTGGAGGAAGGCCTTATGGGTGGCTACTTCCTAA
- the LOC132644244 gene encoding uncharacterized protein LOC132644244, with the protein MAEGNHRPWWRAVWGNANTPKHSFISWLVMHGRILTRDRLYNMGLCREKDCTLCGNCDETIKHLFFECVYSKYCLEEIMKWLQIHGRNLELEGMWSRLARKAQGKISRSLLWVVWTALIYHIWEARNEALWQQRVPRPQRVIVTIQLETKVRIFDILNKKTRCKDKEWIEELYK; encoded by the coding sequence ATGGCTGAAGGCAATCACAGACCTTGGTGGAGGGCAGTATGGGGCAATGCAAACACTCCAAAGCATAGCTTCATTAGCTGGCTAGTCATGCATGGAAGAATACTAACTAGAGATAGGTTATATAACATGGGGCTATGTAGAGAGAAGGACTGCACCCTCTGTGGCAACTGTGATGAAACTATCAAGCATTTGTTTTTCGAGTGCGTGTACTCCAAGTACTGCTTGGAGGAGATCATGAAATGGTTGCAAATACATGGAAGGAACTTGGAATTAGAGGGAATGTGGAGCAGACTAGCTAGAAAGGCCCAGGGCAAAATCAGCAGAAGCTTGCTATGGGTTGTATGGACTGCACTAATTTACCATATTTGGGAAGCCAGAAATGAAGCCCTATGGCAGCAGCGAGTACCAAGACCTCAGAGAGTAATTGTGACCATACAGCTGGAAACAAAAGTGAGAATTTTTGATATATTGAATAAGAAGACAAGATGTAAAGATAAAGAGTGGATAGAAGAGCTTTATAAGTAG